In Sphaeramia orbicularis chromosome 3, fSphaOr1.1, whole genome shotgun sequence, a genomic segment contains:
- the psma4 gene encoding proteasome subunit alpha type-4 — translation MSRRYDSRTTIFSPEGRLYQVEYAMEAIGHAGTCLGILANDGVLLAAERRNIHKLLDEVFFSEKIYKLNEDMACSVAGITSDANVLTNELRLIAQRYLLQYQEPIPCEQLVTALCDIKQAYTQFGGKRPFGVSLLYMGWDKHYGFQLYQSDPSGNYGGWKATCIGNNSAAAVSMLKQDYKEGEMTLSSALALAVKVLNKTMDVSKLSAEKVEIATLTREDGKTKIKVLKQKEVEELIKRHEAEEAKAEKDKKEKEQKEKDK, via the exons ATG TCTCGCAGATATGATTCCCGGACAACTATATTTTCCCCCGAGG GGCGCTTGTATCAGGTGGAATATGCCATGGAGGCGATCGGTCACGCAGGCACATGCCTGGGAATTCTAGCAAACGATGGAGTGCTGTTGGCAGCAGAGAGACGCAACATCCACAAGCTGCTGGATGAGGTGTTCTTCTCGGAGAAGATCTACAAACTCAACGA AGATATGGCTTGCAGTGTTGCTGGGATTACATCAGATGCTAATGTCCTGACAAATGAATTGCGTTTAATTGCACAGAG ATATTTATTGCAGTACCAGGAGCCGATCCCCTGTGAGCAGCTGGTAACTGCCCTGTGTGACATCAAGCAAGCCTACACTCAGTTTGGAG GAAAGAGACCGTTTGGTGTTTCTCTGTTGTACATGGGCTGGGACAAACACTATGGCTTCCAGCTGTACCAGAGTGACCCCAGCGGCAATTATGGAGGCTGGAAAGCAACCTGCATCGGCAACAACAGTGCT GCTGCCGTGTCCATGCTGAAACAGGATTACAAAGAAGGTGAGATGACTCTGTCATCTGCTCTGGCCTTGGCTGTCAAAGTCCTCAACAAAACCATGGATGTCAGCAAACTTTCTGCAGAGAAAG TGGAGATCGCCACGTTGACGCGCGAAGACGGGAAAACGAAGATCAAGGTCCTGAAACAGAAAGAAGTGGAGGAACTCATCAAACGCCATGAGGCAGAGGAGGCCAAGGCGGAAAAGGACAAGAAGGAGAAGGAGCAGAAGGAGAAAGACAAATGA